The following are encoded together in the Adhaeribacter arboris genome:
- a CDS encoding T9SS type A sorting domain-containing protein: MKATVTYRNENKLSCLCLIWFRILLFLFIFIHTTATLQAQEKEWDKTLGGNGDDHMPFLRQTSDGGYILGGWSNSEKGQDKSEDSRGNFDYWVVKLKADGSKAWDKTFGGNGDDLLTSLQLTRDGGYILSGFSYSENNNEKSEESRGGADYWVVKLNANGTKAWDKTLGGKGDDYGQYLVQTQDGGYMVGGYSNSNIEGEKSEISRGNYDYWIVKLDASGSPEWDKTMGGNADDKLTILEQTQEGGYVLGGYSNSDNRGNKSEASRGDTDYWVIKIDEGGTLIWDKTYGGSDFENLQFVQQTLEGGYILGGQSESEKGGDKTQASRGGSDYWVIKLKADGSKSWDKSYGGKGDDFFSALQQLSDGGYILGGSAMYGIGGDKTTAGAGDLDFWVLRIKDDGSKVWDKTLGGAEYDLLNAIQNTRDGGYIMGGWSLSGKSGNKTEASRGGYDYWVVKMEDPGNPNKPYCVPSVTYTCQDVDLYIANFTFNTLSNQTAGCEGNNNGYVNFNPIGKLTTTVNTGQSYPIQLQSGPDHPQGFGIWIDFDNDGDFDDNGELVYNLKEAGTGTFSGMITIPANASEGYHRLRVRTKYNSSFAEEEACSEAEYGETEDYTITIAEAQNATQWNMRFGGAGNDGLLTLIQTTDGGYITGGHSPSGISGDKTQATQGKNDYWLVKTDANGKKLWDKRYGGPDHEYLNRILQTLDGGYLLGGSSLSGLGGDKTQDNRGDRDYWIVKIDAQGNKQWDKRFGGSGYDELKKVLLLPTGEYLLAGYSNSPANGDKSQASQGGTDFWVIKITSTGAKIWDQRYGGTLNDDLMGIVPTSEGGFLLAGSSASGRSGDKTELSRGGNDFWLVRIDKDGNKQWDKRFGGSGQDELYSLGRTTSYIFLAGQSNSPADGDKSQDSQGGKDYWLLKVSNNGALIWDKRFGGDQEDELRGSIQTKDGGYVLAGYSFSGKSGNKSENSQGESDYWLVKTDKEGNYQWDKRYGGQATEELRAIIQAPDGNLILGGKSASGVSGDRSQPSQGGTDFWLVKVAPYAAETPQVAAREVKPFLENPDLISPIRLKVAPNPFADRANIHFTLPTTETVTLKVYDNQGKELTTLYQGKAQANQAYSLEWQARNFASGMYLLQLQTSTKTQHFKVIINK, translated from the coding sequence ATGAAAGCTACCGTGACTTACCGGAATGAAAATAAACTTTCTTGCTTGTGTCTTATTTGGTTCAGAATTTTATTGTTTTTGTTCATCTTTATCCATACCACTGCCACACTGCAAGCTCAGGAAAAAGAATGGGACAAAACCTTGGGCGGCAACGGTGACGACCACATGCCTTTTCTTCGGCAAACGAGCGACGGCGGGTATATTTTAGGCGGCTGGTCCAATTCCGAAAAAGGCCAAGATAAATCGGAAGATTCGCGGGGTAATTTTGATTATTGGGTAGTAAAGTTAAAAGCCGATGGTTCGAAAGCCTGGGATAAAACCTTCGGTGGTAACGGCGATGACTTATTAACCTCACTCCAACTAACCCGCGATGGCGGCTATATTTTGAGCGGCTTTTCGTACTCGGAAAACAATAACGAAAAATCGGAAGAGTCCAGAGGCGGCGCCGATTATTGGGTAGTAAAATTAAATGCCAACGGTACCAAGGCCTGGGATAAAACCTTAGGCGGCAAAGGCGATGATTATGGCCAGTATCTGGTGCAAACCCAAGATGGCGGGTATATGGTAGGTGGGTACTCCAATTCCAACATCGAAGGCGAAAAATCGGAAATCAGCCGGGGAAATTATGACTATTGGATTGTAAAACTAGATGCAAGTGGCTCTCCGGAATGGGATAAAACCATGGGCGGCAATGCCGATGATAAATTAACGATTTTAGAGCAAACGCAGGAGGGCGGTTACGTGTTGGGTGGCTATTCTAATTCGGATAACCGGGGCAATAAATCCGAAGCCTCCCGGGGTGATACGGATTACTGGGTAATTAAAATAGACGAAGGCGGCACACTAATCTGGGATAAAACGTACGGGGGGTCGGATTTTGAAAATTTGCAATTTGTGCAGCAAACGCTGGAGGGGGGGTATATTCTGGGCGGTCAGTCCGAATCGGAAAAAGGAGGCGATAAAACCCAGGCTTCCCGGGGTGGTTCTGATTATTGGGTGATAAAGTTAAAAGCCGATGGTTCTAAAAGTTGGGACAAAAGTTACGGCGGAAAAGGAGACGATTTCTTTTCGGCTCTCCAGCAACTGAGCGACGGCGGGTATATTTTGGGCGGCTCGGCCATGTACGGCATTGGGGGCGATAAAACTACGGCAGGTGCGGGAGACCTGGATTTTTGGGTACTCCGAATTAAAGACGATGGCAGTAAGGTTTGGGATAAAACGCTGGGGGGCGCCGAATACGATCTTTTAAACGCTATCCAGAATACCCGCGATGGCGGGTATATTATGGGAGGTTGGTCTTTATCGGGAAAATCGGGTAATAAAACCGAAGCTTCCCGGGGAGGTTATGATTATTGGGTAGTAAAAATGGAGGACCCAGGAAATCCGAATAAACCTTATTGTGTGCCTTCAGTAACCTATACTTGCCAGGATGTGGACCTTTACATCGCTAATTTTACCTTTAATACGTTAAGCAACCAAACTGCTGGCTGCGAAGGCAATAACAATGGCTACGTTAATTTCAACCCAATTGGTAAACTAACTACTACCGTTAACACCGGCCAAAGTTACCCTATCCAACTGCAGTCCGGCCCTGATCATCCGCAAGGTTTTGGTATCTGGATTGATTTTGATAACGACGGCGATTTTGACGACAACGGAGAACTGGTGTATAACCTGAAAGAAGCTGGTACCGGTACCTTCTCCGGAATGATTACTATTCCGGCTAATGCTTCCGAAGGTTACCACCGCTTGCGGGTCCGGACCAAGTATAACAGTTCCTTCGCCGAAGAAGAGGCTTGTTCCGAGGCAGAATACGGAGAAACGGAAGATTATACCATTACCATTGCGGAAGCCCAAAATGCTACTCAGTGGAATATGCGCTTCGGCGGTGCGGGCAACGACGGGCTTTTAACGCTTATTCAAACTACCGATGGCGGGTATATAACCGGCGGACATTCCCCATCCGGTATTAGCGGCGACAAAACGCAAGCTACTCAAGGTAAAAATGATTACTGGCTGGTGAAGACCGATGCCAATGGTAAAAAGTTATGGGACAAACGCTACGGCGGACCGGACCATGAGTACCTGAACCGGATTTTACAAACTCTCGATGGCGGCTATCTCTTAGGCGGCTCTTCCCTCTCCGGCCTTGGTGGGGATAAAACCCAAGACAACCGCGGCGACCGCGATTATTGGATTGTAAAAATAGATGCTCAGGGAAATAAGCAATGGGATAAACGTTTCGGGGGCAGTGGTTACGACGAGCTGAAGAAAGTGCTGCTACTCCCCACCGGCGAATACCTGCTGGCCGGTTACAGCAACTCCCCCGCCAATGGCGATAAAAGCCAGGCTAGCCAGGGCGGCACCGATTTTTGGGTAATAAAAATTACCAGTACCGGCGCTAAAATTTGGGATCAGCGTTACGGCGGTACCTTAAACGATGATTTAATGGGCATTGTACCCACCTCCGAAGGCGGTTTCCTACTGGCGGGCAGTTCTGCCTCGGGCCGCAGCGGCGATAAAACCGAGTTAAGCCGGGGCGGCAACGATTTCTGGCTCGTTCGCATTGATAAAGACGGTAACAAGCAATGGGATAAAAGATTTGGCGGCAGCGGTCAGGATGAGCTTTATTCCCTCGGACGCACCACCAGCTATATTTTTCTTGCCGGTCAAAGCAATTCCCCGGCTGATGGCGACAAAAGCCAGGATAGCCAGGGAGGTAAAGATTACTGGCTGCTCAAAGTATCGAACAATGGCGCTTTAATTTGGGATAAGCGGTTCGGCGGAGATCAAGAAGATGAACTTCGCGGTAGCATCCAAACCAAAGATGGCGGGTACGTACTGGCCGGATATTCGTTCTCGGGTAAAAGCGGTAATAAATCGGAAAATAGCCAGGGAGAAAGCGATTATTGGTTGGTAAAAACCGATAAAGAAGGTAATTACCAATGGGATAAAAGGTACGGCGGCCAGGCAACGGAAGAATTAAGAGCCATTATTCAAGCTCCGGATGGCAACCTTATTCTGGGTGGTAAATCGGCTTCGGGAGTAAGCGGCGATAGGTCTCAGCCCAGCCAGGGGGGTACCGATTTTTGGTTAGTAAAAGTAGCTCCTTATGCCGCCGAAACACCGCAGGTAGCAGCCAGAGAAGTTAAACCTTTCCTGGAAAATCCTGATTTAATCAGTCCGATCCGTTTAAAAGTGGCTCCCAACCCTTTCGCCGATAGAGCAAACATTCATTTTACCTTGCCTACCACGGAGACCGTTACCTTAAAAGTATACGATAACCAAGGAAAGGAACTTACTACTCTTTACCAGGGGAAAGCGCAGGCTAACCAAGCCTATTCGCTGGAATGGCAAGCAAGGAATTTTGCTTCGGGCATGTATTTGCTGCAACTACAAACCTCCACCAAAACCCAGCACTTTAAAGTAATAATTAATAAGTAG
- a CDS encoding SusC/RagA family TonB-linked outer membrane protein: protein MMQYKILRKLKFIFILPLFFLSLTNLFGQALTVTGKVADEKGEGLPGVTILVKGTTTGTTTDATGGFSLNVPNGTGTIIASFVGYLAQEVPINNRSSFNITLAADTKALDEVVVIGYGTQKKSDVTGAVASVKAEALEERPSANLTQALAGRVTGANVSVNSGRPGGAANIRIRGNTSVSVTNNPLYVVDGVILNVTNLGNGTSPIDYMNPNDIASIEVLKDASATAIYGARGANGVILVTTKRGSKDGGRVNYDTYFSVGTLTRKIDLLNSQEFLQVEDVAYQNAQKYDPEGWAAGKYVDPKTKRTNPLLFDANGNPLYDTDWQKEASQKAFTQNHQLSFTGGSDKSSFGAYLGYRDEDGLMRGSWLKRYSGRFVFDSQIKDWLKVGGSLGYNDQQEKQLDLQGEGGITFMRQVLEALPIIPIKYADGTWAGNADYPGMEGGDHPLQVGAERRYILKTQNTLGNLYTSIQITKDLELRTVLGTNIINQAINYYGGRELNYISKDQGGVAYVQNQRHNSWQFENYLTYNKKISANHSLTGLLGLSWQHVDVFTARAQSQNFQDDYFGYNNLGAGATAVPPTSGTTAYGLNSYFGRVNYSLKEKYLVTLTGRADGSSKFGSENRYAFFPSAALAWRVSEESFLKGTPALSDLKLRTSYGVTGNSEINAYQAEAGMGNYEVIFNGTRTIGVGVSRLGNQNLKWEKTQQIDAGLELGLFSNRIALEVDVYRKKTTNMLLSAPVPSSSGYTTVTRNVGSMENRGIEFGLNTVNISAGDFSWNTNFNISINKNKVLALTGGDDIFSGRGIIREGEPVGSFFGYVRQGTWSTAEADQAAKYLRLPGDVKYQDVNNDGQINDRDRVIIGKGIPDGFGALINTFKYKNFDLTLDLQFMYGNDVSLASQHSAEDRQGIANSFATVLNAWTPENQNTDIAQWRPIPAGYDTFDDSHRVQDADFIRGRNLLFGYNFNAGVTEKLRISRLQVYASLQNFFLITKYEGYDPEVATSGGTFDQGLALYDYPKPRVFMVGLNLGF from the coding sequence ATGATGCAATACAAAATACTTAGAAAGTTGAAATTTATTTTTATTCTTCCCCTCTTTTTTCTTTCGCTTACCAATTTGTTTGGGCAAGCGCTTACTGTTACCGGCAAAGTAGCAGATGAAAAAGGAGAAGGCTTACCTGGTGTTACCATCCTGGTAAAAGGAACTACTACCGGTACCACTACCGATGCAACGGGAGGTTTTTCCCTGAATGTGCCTAACGGTACCGGTACAATAATCGCTTCTTTCGTGGGTTATTTAGCCCAGGAAGTTCCTATTAACAACCGTTCTTCCTTTAACATAACTCTCGCGGCCGATACCAAGGCGCTGGACGAAGTGGTAGTAATCGGGTATGGTACGCAAAAAAAATCGGATGTAACGGGAGCAGTGGCCTCGGTAAAAGCGGAGGCTCTGGAAGAACGTCCTTCGGCCAATCTTACCCAGGCGCTGGCGGGCCGGGTAACGGGCGCGAACGTATCGGTAAACTCCGGCCGACCCGGCGGAGCCGCCAATATCCGGATTAGGGGAAACACTTCCGTGAGTGTTACGAACAACCCACTTTATGTGGTGGATGGCGTTATTCTGAACGTTACCAATTTAGGGAATGGTACCTCGCCGATTGATTACATGAACCCCAATGATATTGCTTCGATTGAAGTATTAAAAGATGCGTCGGCCACGGCTATCTATGGTGCCCGGGGTGCTAACGGGGTTATTCTGGTAACTACCAAGCGGGGCAGCAAAGACGGGGGAAGAGTAAATTACGACACGTACTTTAGCGTTGGTACCCTGACCCGTAAAATTGATTTATTAAATTCCCAAGAATTTTTACAGGTCGAAGATGTAGCCTACCAGAACGCCCAAAAGTATGACCCCGAAGGTTGGGCAGCCGGCAAATACGTAGACCCGAAAACGAAAAGAACCAACCCTTTGCTTTTCGATGCGAATGGCAATCCGTTGTACGATACCGACTGGCAAAAAGAAGCTTCGCAAAAAGCTTTTACGCAAAACCACCAATTATCTTTTACCGGCGGCAGCGATAAATCCAGCTTTGGGGCTTACCTGGGTTACCGCGACGAAGATGGTTTAATGCGAGGATCGTGGCTGAAGCGATACTCTGGTCGTTTTGTGTTCGATAGTCAGATTAAAGATTGGCTCAAAGTAGGCGGCTCGTTGGGTTATAATGATCAGCAGGAAAAACAACTGGATTTGCAAGGCGAAGGCGGTATAACTTTCATGCGCCAGGTACTGGAAGCATTGCCCATTATTCCGATAAAATATGCCGATGGCACCTGGGCCGGCAATGCCGATTATCCGGGTATGGAAGGGGGCGACCATCCTTTACAAGTAGGAGCAGAACGGAGATATATCTTAAAAACTCAAAACACACTGGGTAATTTATATACTAGTATTCAGATAACCAAAGACCTGGAGCTAAGAACCGTACTGGGTACCAACATTATCAACCAAGCCATTAATTACTACGGTGGCCGGGAACTGAATTATATTTCGAAAGACCAGGGTGGGGTAGCGTACGTGCAAAACCAGCGGCATAATTCCTGGCAGTTCGAAAACTACCTCACTTACAATAAAAAAATATCGGCTAATCATTCCCTAACCGGTTTACTGGGTTTGTCGTGGCAGCACGTAGATGTTTTTACGGCCCGGGCGCAGTCGCAGAATTTTCAGGATGATTATTTCGGATACAATAACTTAGGCGCCGGAGCTACCGCCGTGCCGCCCACTTCCGGTACTACTGCTTATGGCCTGAACTCTTATTTTGGGAGAGTAAATTATAGCTTAAAAGAAAAGTATTTAGTAACGCTAACGGGTCGGGCCGATGGTTCTTCTAAATTTGGTTCGGAGAACCGGTATGCCTTTTTCCCATCCGCCGCTTTAGCTTGGCGAGTATCCGAAGAAAGTTTCTTAAAAGGCACTCCGGCTTTGTCAGATTTAAAATTACGCACCAGTTATGGCGTTACGGGTAACTCCGAAATAAATGCCTACCAGGCCGAAGCCGGCATGGGCAACTACGAAGTAATTTTTAATGGCACCCGCACCATTGGGGTAGGGGTAAGCCGGTTAGGTAATCAGAATTTAAAATGGGAAAAAACGCAACAGATTGATGCCGGCTTGGAATTGGGCTTGTTCAGCAACCGGATAGCCCTGGAAGTGGATGTTTACCGCAAGAAAACTACTAATATGCTGTTAAGTGCTCCCGTACCTTCCAGCAGCGGGTACACTACCGTTACCCGCAATGTGGGCAGTATGGAAAACCGGGGCATTGAATTTGGACTGAATACGGTAAATATTTCGGCCGGTGATTTTTCCTGGAATACCAACTTTAATATTTCCATCAACAAAAATAAAGTTTTAGCCTTAACGGGGGGCGACGATATTTTTTCCGGCCGCGGTATTATCCGGGAAGGAGAACCAGTAGGTTCGTTCTTCGGGTATGTGCGCCAAGGCACCTGGAGCACCGCCGAAGCCGACCAAGCCGCCAAATATTTACGGTTACCCGGCGACGTAAAATACCAGGATGTGAACAACGACGGCCAAATCAACGACCGCGACCGGGTGATAATTGGTAAAGGTATTCCCGATGGATTTGGCGCCCTGATTAACACGTTTAAGTATAAAAACTTCGACTTAACGCTTGATTTACAGTTTATGTATGGCAACGATGTCTCCTTGGCCAGTCAGCACTCCGCCGAAGACCGCCAGGGAATTGCCAACAGTTTTGCCACCGTATTAAATGCCTGGACTCCCGAAAATCAGAACACCGATATTGCCCAGTGGCGCCCAATCCCCGCTGGTTACGACACCTTTGATGATAGCCACCGGGTACAAGATGCCGATTTTATTAGAGGCAGAAACTTACTGTTCGGGTATAATTTTAATGCCGGAGTAACCGAAAAATTACGCATTAGCCGCTTACAGGTGTATGCCTCCCTGCAGAATTTCTTTTTAATTACCAAGTACGAAGGGTACGATCCGGAAGTCGCTACCTCGGGCGGTACTTTCGACCAGGGCTTAGCCTTATACGATTATCCCAAGCCCCGGGTGTTTATGGTAGGTCTAAATCTTGGTTTTTAA
- a CDS encoding RagB/SusD family nutrient uptake outer membrane protein, which produces MRITIKKYISHLVLGIGLLLFSTSCNDFLEETDKSNFTQNTYFTQPKHAESIVNSIYADLRSTTGGGFNGAPWMMLEFATGLANTDLGQAQNSINIRNLANNSDNSYGGTYWTSSYRGIANANLAIQNIPGITMDENQKARLLGEARFLRAYYYFNLVRIFGQVPLITEPVDLNSEALYPPKATEEEIYNLIVSDLVAAEAAGLPITDKTGKVTTGAIKSLLSSVYLTMAGYPLQKGAEYFKKAADKAQEVISSGAYDLFASYNDLHNEATENTGEHIFMVQFAPFIMASGWQTSIIPYNKGISAYSDETGAIYANTDFVQTYEPGDKRTKEKEFYFTEYSLSSDRNTNVNLGGYFIYKHFDPKAQLETTSSGLNWMLMRYAEVLLIYAEAANEVSGGPTAEAYEAINKIRRRAELPELAGLSQPQFREATWREKWHELSYENKTWFDMVRLRKAFNVKTKNFDDYIGHQFSYGPVLKERELLFPVPTAEIRNNKNLAQNLGY; this is translated from the coding sequence ATGAGAATCACAATAAAAAAATATATTAGTCATTTGGTTTTAGGGATAGGATTACTGCTTTTTAGTACGAGTTGTAATGATTTTCTGGAGGAAACGGACAAGTCTAATTTCACCCAGAATACTTATTTTACGCAACCGAAACACGCCGAAAGTATCGTGAACTCCATTTATGCCGATTTACGGTCAACTACCGGCGGCGGGTTTAACGGGGCTCCCTGGATGATGCTGGAATTTGCTACCGGACTCGCCAATACGGATTTAGGCCAAGCCCAGAACAGTATTAATATCCGGAACCTGGCTAATAATTCCGACAATTCGTACGGGGGTACTTACTGGACCAGCAGTTACCGGGGGATTGCCAATGCCAACCTGGCTATTCAAAATATACCCGGCATAACCATGGACGAAAACCAGAAAGCGCGTTTACTAGGCGAGGCCAGATTTTTACGGGCGTATTACTATTTTAACCTGGTCCGGATTTTTGGGCAAGTTCCTTTGATAACGGAGCCGGTAGATTTAAATTCCGAGGCTTTATACCCCCCCAAAGCTACCGAAGAAGAAATTTACAACTTAATTGTATCTGATCTGGTGGCGGCCGAAGCTGCCGGGCTACCTATCACGGATAAAACCGGAAAAGTAACAACTGGGGCTATTAAATCTTTACTATCCAGCGTGTATTTAACTATGGCCGGGTATCCATTACAGAAAGGTGCCGAATATTTTAAAAAAGCGGCCGATAAAGCCCAGGAAGTTATCTCGTCCGGAGCGTACGATTTGTTTGCTTCTTACAACGATTTGCACAACGAAGCTACCGAAAATACCGGGGAGCATATTTTTATGGTGCAGTTTGCGCCTTTTATTATGGCTTCGGGCTGGCAAACTTCCATTATTCCGTATAACAAAGGTATTTCGGCTTACTCCGACGAAACCGGCGCCATTTACGCCAACACCGATTTTGTGCAGACGTACGAACCCGGCGACAAACGGACCAAGGAAAAAGAATTTTACTTTACCGAATACTCTTTGAGCAGCGACCGCAACACCAATGTTAACCTGGGTGGTTACTTTATCTACAAACATTTTGACCCGAAAGCCCAACTGGAAACTACCAGTAGCGGTTTAAACTGGATGTTGATGCGTTACGCCGAGGTTTTGTTAATTTATGCCGAAGCTGCCAATGAAGTATCCGGCGGGCCAACAGCGGAAGCGTACGAAGCCATTAATAAAATAAGAAGAAGAGCCGAACTGCCGGAACTAGCCGGGTTAAGCCAGCCACAGTTCCGGGAAGCTACCTGGCGGGAAAAGTGGCACGAACTGAGTTACGAAAATAAAACCTGGTTCGATATGGTCCGCTTGCGCAAAGCCTTTAATGTAAAAACCAAAAATTTCGACGACTACATAGGGCACCAGTTCTCCTACGGACCGGTATTAAAGGAAAGAGAGCTTTTATTCCCGGTACCAACCGCCGAAATACGGAACAATAAAAATCTGGCTCAAAACTTAGGTTATTGA